In one window of Holophagales bacterium DNA:
- a CDS encoding periplasmic heavy metal sensor, which translates to MKRIVIHAALLAAFLATIPAAAQMLEMPGGKWWKRPAVVDTLKLSPEQQQRLDEVFQKNRRAFVDLKADVDRRTIDLEDLLEAHDVDPRKVGAASEALEQARGRLGKARTMMVVEMRGILTEAQWRQITDRRDQWRAEREGEMRKRFNKQRGNARPGGARPGQSPMPEAAPDLPEEP; encoded by the coding sequence ATGAAGAGGATCGTGATCCACGCCGCCCTCCTGGCGGCATTCCTGGCGACGATCCCGGCCGCTGCCCAGATGCTCGAGATGCCGGGCGGGAAGTGGTGGAAGCGGCCCGCCGTCGTCGACACGCTGAAGCTCTCGCCCGAGCAGCAGCAGCGCCTGGACGAGGTCTTCCAGAAGAACCGGCGGGCGTTCGTCGACCTGAAGGCCGACGTCGACCGGCGGACGATCGACCTGGAAGACCTCCTGGAGGCGCACGACGTCGACCCCCGAAAGGTCGGTGCCGCCTCGGAGGCCCTGGAGCAGGCCCGGGGGAGGCTCGGAAAAGCCCGGACGATGATGGTCGTCGAGATGAGAGGGATCCTGACCGAGGCGCAGTGGCGGCAGATTACCGACCGTCGCGACCAGTGGCGCGCGGAGCGGGAAGGGGAGATGCGGAAGCGTTTCAACAAGCAGCGCGGCAACGCTCGCCCCGGCGGGGCACGCCCAGGGCAGTCGCCGATGCCGGAGGCGGCTCCGGACCTTCCGGAAGAGCCCTAG
- a CDS encoding sigma-70 family RNA polymerase sigma factor translates to MANDLPGESSRAADPGRRERESEILGRVRAGDPEAFEYFVKTYQRKVFRLVYTLVRNAAEADGLTQDVFVKAWRAVPDFKGEAAFETWLNRIAVNAVRDSVRRRKPVVSFSDLVAAEEVDGADLPRAAEPTDGTSPERDALSRQIRRRIGEALEALSPRQRAVFVMKHYEERSIAEIGAATGLDDGTVKSHLFRAARKLRQKLEDLR, encoded by the coding sequence GTGGCGAATGACCTCCCGGGCGAAAGCTCCCGAGCCGCGGACCCGGGGCGCAGGGAACGAGAAAGCGAAATCCTCGGACGGGTCCGGGCGGGAGACCCCGAGGCTTTCGAGTACTTCGTGAAGACCTACCAGCGGAAGGTCTTCCGGCTCGTCTACACCCTGGTTCGGAATGCTGCCGAAGCCGACGGCCTGACCCAGGACGTCTTCGTGAAGGCGTGGCGTGCGGTCCCCGACTTCAAGGGGGAAGCCGCCTTCGAGACCTGGCTCAACCGGATCGCCGTCAACGCCGTCCGCGACTCGGTACGGCGCCGCAAACCGGTCGTCTCGTTCTCCGACCTCGTCGCGGCGGAGGAGGTCGACGGTGCGGATCTCCCGCGGGCAGCCGAACCGACGGATGGTACGTCTCCCGAGAGGGACGCCTTGTCGCGGCAGATCCGGAGGAGGATCGGCGAGGCGCTCGAGGCGCTCTCCCCGCGGCAGCGGGCGGTGTTCGTCATGAAGCACTACGAGGAGCGGTCGATCGCCGAGATCGGGGCCGCGACCGGGCTGGACGACGGGACGGTCAAGTCGCACCTGTTCCGGGCGGCGCGCAAGCTGCGCCAGAAGCTGGAGGACCTGCGATGA